One stretch of Kogia breviceps isolate mKogBre1 chromosome 18, mKogBre1 haplotype 1, whole genome shotgun sequence DNA includes these proteins:
- the CEBPG gene encoding CCAAT/enhancer-binding protein gamma isoform X1, with product MSKVSQQNTTPGVNGISVIHTQAHASGLQQVPQLVPAGPGGGGKAVPPSKQSKKSLPMDRNSDEYRQRRERNNMAVKKSRLKSKQKAQDTLQRVNQLKEENERLEAKIKLLTKELSVLKDLFLEHAHNLADNVQPSRTENTTDSDNAGQ from the coding sequence ATGAGCAAGGTATCACAGCAGAACACTACCCCGGGCGTGAATGGAATAAGTGTCATCCACACTCAGGCTCATGCCAGCGGCTTACAGCAGGTTCCTCAACTGGTGCCTGCCGGCCCTGGGGGCGGAGGCAAAGCTGTGCCTCCAAGCAAGCAGAGCAAAAAGAGTTTGCCCATGGATCGCAACAGTGACGAGTATCGTCAGCGCAGAGAGAGGAACAACATGGCGGTGAAAAAGAGCCGGTTGAAAAGCAAGCAGAAAGCGCAGGATACGCTGCAGAGAGTGAATCAGCTCAAGGAAGAGAATGAACGGTTGGAAGCAAAAATTAAATTGCTGACTAAGGAATTAAGTGTACTGAAAGATTTATTTCTTGAGCATGCACACAACCTCGCAGATAACGTGCAACCCAGTCGCACTGAAAATACGACAGATTCTGATAATGCAGGACAGTAG
- the CEBPG gene encoding CCAAT/enhancer-binding protein gamma isoform X2, giving the protein MCPFQNGFNLGTCEDFLADQTIDHLVLISTCSVLTRERAQMSKVSQQNTTPGVNGISVIHTQAHASGLQQVPQLVPAGPGGGGKAVPPSKQSKKSLPMDRNSDEYRQRRERNNMAVKKSRLKSKQKAQDTLQRVNQLKEENERLEAKIKLLTKELSVLKDLFLEHAHNLADNVQPSRTENTTDSDNAGQ; this is encoded by the coding sequence gtACATGTGAAGATTTCTTGGCAGATCAAACCATTGATCACCTTGTCCTCATTTCTACTTGTTCTGTGTTGACAAGGGAACGTGCCCAAATGAGCAAGGTATCACAGCAGAACACTACCCCGGGCGTGAATGGAATAAGTGTCATCCACACTCAGGCTCATGCCAGCGGCTTACAGCAGGTTCCTCAACTGGTGCCTGCCGGCCCTGGGGGCGGAGGCAAAGCTGTGCCTCCAAGCAAGCAGAGCAAAAAGAGTTTGCCCATGGATCGCAACAGTGACGAGTATCGTCAGCGCAGAGAGAGGAACAACATGGCGGTGAAAAAGAGCCGGTTGAAAAGCAAGCAGAAAGCGCAGGATACGCTGCAGAGAGTGAATCAGCTCAAGGAAGAGAATGAACGGTTGGAAGCAAAAATTAAATTGCTGACTAAGGAATTAAGTGTACTGAAAGATTTATTTCTTGAGCATGCACACAACCTCGCAGATAACGTGCAACCCAGTCGCACTGAAAATACGACAGATTCTGATAATGCAGGACAGTAG